Proteins encoded together in one Neobacillus sp. FSL H8-0543 window:
- a CDS encoding MFS transporter, with product MNRQLPKDSPKDKIWTKDFVLIVFANFFIFLGFQMTLPTIPLFVQQLGGSDQLIGYVVGIFTFSALLLRPYAGHSLESKGRGFVYLLGLTIFVLSVGAFGFATSMAFLFFIRVVQGVGWGFSTTASGTIATDLIPASRRGEGMGYFGLSGNLALAFGPSLGLTLAGVITFKQLFLICGGLGLAALLLSSKISYKKVDKDFKRQSKQKLDIYEKSALKPSMLLFFLTVTFGGIAAFLPLYTTEKGISGIQWYFLLYAIALMVSRTFGGQLYDKKGHQAIFIPGTLLILTAMILLAWLPNSFILYLAAILYGLGFGTVQPGLQAWAIEKSPVNRRGMANATFFSFFDLGVGIGAIAFGQISHLFGYGSIFIASALSVFISIALYVFILYNDRRLAVIKQGNV from the coding sequence ATGAATAGACAATTGCCAAAAGATAGCCCGAAAGACAAGATATGGACCAAAGATTTTGTTCTTATTGTTTTCGCTAACTTTTTTATCTTTTTAGGGTTTCAAATGACTTTACCAACGATTCCTTTATTTGTTCAGCAATTAGGAGGAAGTGACCAGTTAATTGGTTATGTTGTTGGGATTTTTACCTTTTCTGCCTTGCTCCTCCGTCCTTATGCAGGACATTCTCTTGAATCAAAAGGGAGGGGATTTGTTTATTTACTCGGACTCACCATTTTTGTCCTTTCTGTCGGAGCCTTTGGATTTGCGACGAGTATGGCCTTCTTATTTTTCATTCGAGTTGTTCAAGGTGTTGGTTGGGGATTTTCAACAACGGCATCAGGAACGATTGCTACCGATTTAATTCCCGCATCGAGGCGCGGTGAGGGGATGGGGTATTTTGGTTTATCGGGTAATCTCGCCTTGGCATTTGGGCCATCACTGGGTCTTACCTTAGCCGGTGTGATTACCTTTAAACAACTATTCTTAATTTGCGGTGGTTTAGGATTAGCTGCCTTGCTGCTATCATCAAAAATCAGCTACAAGAAGGTTGACAAAGATTTCAAAAGGCAATCCAAGCAAAAGCTAGATATATACGAAAAGAGTGCCTTAAAGCCTTCGATGCTTTTGTTCTTCCTTACGGTAACCTTTGGAGGAATTGCTGCCTTTTTGCCACTTTATACAACTGAAAAGGGCATTTCCGGTATTCAGTGGTACTTCCTTCTTTACGCGATTGCATTGATGGTTTCGCGAACTTTTGGTGGGCAATTATATGATAAAAAAGGGCATCAGGCAATATTTATACCAGGAACCTTGTTAATTTTGACAGCAATGATTTTGTTAGCATGGTTACCAAATAGTTTTATCCTGTATCTAGCGGCAATTTTGTATGGACTAGGGTTTGGAACGGTTCAACCTGGCTTACAAGCGTGGGCGATTGAAAAGTCCCCTGTAAACAGAAGAGGAATGGCAAATGCTACCTTCTTTTCTTTTTTCGATTTAGGTGTGGGAATTGGTGCAATCGCCTTCGGTCAAATTAGCCATCTTTTCGGCTATGGGAGTATTTTTATAGCATCAGCATTATCGGTTTTTATTTCCATCGCCCTTTATGTATTTATTTTATATAATGATCGGCGGCTAGCTGTTATAAAGCAAGGAAACGTTTAA
- a CDS encoding alpha/beta-type small acid-soluble spore protein, with translation MTKRRNKILVPAARAGLDELKAKVAGSASPEDAKFEAASEVGVPLKKGYNGQLTSEQAGKVGGRLGGSMVRELVKMAQEGMMKKR, from the coding sequence ATGACAAAAAGAAGAAATAAAATTCTCGTTCCGGCAGCAAGGGCCGGGCTGGATGAGTTAAAGGCAAAGGTTGCTGGCTCTGCAAGCCCAGAGGATGCAAAGTTTGAAGCTGCCTCAGAGGTAGGAGTACCACTAAAAAAAGGTTATAATGGGCAGCTTACTTCCGAGCAAGCAGGTAAAGTTGGCGGCAGACTTGGCGGTAGCATGGTCCGTGAGCTTGTCAAGATGGCTCAGGAAGGTATGATGAAGAAACGTTAG
- a CDS encoding nucleoside transporter C-terminal domain-containing protein: MKFVLFLAALIIIFLLAYIVSNNKRGIKIRPIVTMLVLQLLFAFLLLNTEIGFVIINAVSALFDHILSYAAEGINFVFGGMANEGEGPFFLTVLLPIVFISVLIGIAQYIKVLPVIIRYLGLILSKVNGMGKLESYNAVASAVFGQSEVFISVKKQLPYIPEHRLYTLCTSAMSTVSASILGAYMTMIEPKYVITALVLNLFGGFIIATIINPYEVSEEEDIITFQEEEKQTFFEVVGEYILDGFKVAIIVGAMVLGFVAIISMINHIFEVIFGISFQMVLGYVFAPFAFIIGVPAGEVVKAGTIMATKLLSNEFVAMIDLVKITDSISSKTVGIISVFLVSFANFSSIGIISGAVKGLNEKKGNQVAKFGLKLLYGATLVSLLTAAVTSLML; the protein is encoded by the coding sequence ATGAAATTTGTTTTATTTTTAGCAGCATTAATTATTATCTTTTTACTTGCTTATATCGTTAGTAACAATAAAAGAGGGATTAAAATAAGGCCAATTGTAACCATGCTGGTTTTGCAGCTGCTGTTTGCCTTTTTACTTCTTAATACAGAAATAGGGTTTGTCATCATAAACGCAGTCTCAGCTTTGTTTGATCATATTCTAAGTTATGCGGCAGAGGGAATAAACTTTGTGTTCGGAGGAATGGCAAATGAAGGGGAAGGTCCATTTTTCTTAACCGTTCTGTTACCTATCGTTTTTATTTCTGTACTAATCGGGATTGCTCAGTATATTAAGGTCCTTCCCGTCATCATTCGTTACCTTGGCTTAATTTTAAGTAAAGTAAATGGAATGGGTAAACTGGAATCCTATAATGCTGTGGCTTCAGCTGTTTTTGGCCAGTCCGAGGTGTTTATCTCTGTGAAAAAACAGCTTCCCTATATCCCTGAACATCGTCTTTATACATTGTGTACGTCTGCAATGTCAACGGTTTCGGCATCGATACTGGGGGCTTATATGACGATGATTGAACCGAAATATGTAATAACGGCACTAGTATTGAATTTATTCGGTGGATTTATTATTGCTACTATCATTAATCCATATGAAGTTTCAGAAGAGGAAGATATTATTACTTTTCAAGAAGAGGAGAAACAAACATTTTTTGAAGTAGTAGGCGAATATATTTTAGATGGTTTCAAGGTTGCCATCATTGTTGGGGCGATGGTCCTTGGATTTGTGGCAATAATTAGTATGATTAACCATATATTTGAAGTAATATTTGGCATTAGTTTTCAAATGGTTCTTGGATACGTATTTGCACCGTTTGCTTTTATTATTGGGGTGCCTGCAGGTGAAGTGGTTAAGGCTGGTACGATTATGGCAACTAAATTGTTATCCAATGAGTTTGTTGCTATGATCGATTTAGTGAAAATCACTGATTCCATCTCAAGTAAAACGGTGGGAATCATTTCGGTGTTCCTTGTTTCCTTTGCAAACTTTTCCTCCATCGGAATTATCTCAGGTGCGGTGAAAGGGTTGAATGAAAAGAAGGGTAATCAAGTAGCAAAATTCGGGTTAAAATTGCTTTATGGTGCTACACTCGTAAGCCTGTTAACAGCAGCCGTTACTAGTTTAATGCTCTAA
- the argS gene encoding arginine--tRNA ligase: protein MNYKQELAEILFVALEQEIQVSELEMLIEKPKSQTHGDLAFPCFTLAKKKRKSPNIIAQELSEKIQSPTFEKVEVVGAYLNIFLNKQLVSKEIVTEISKIKENYGAQNLGKGANVTIDMSSPNIAKPFSMGHLRSTVIGNALAHIVEKCGYQPIKINHIGDWGTQFGKLITAYKLWGNPEIVKQNPIKELLTLYVKFHEEAEADPALVEQGRSWFKRLEDGDEEALELWKWFRDESLKEFSRIYDLMNVEFDSFAGEAFYNDKMDRVVQLLEEKQLLVESKQAQVVELTSEELPPCLIKKSDGATLYATRDLAAAIYRKENYDFDLSLYVVGNEQSLHFKQLMAVLKKMGYEWAEKMVHIPFGMMLKDGKKMSTRKGKVVLLEEVLNESIALARHSIEGKNPSLVSKDEVAKQVGVGAVMFHDLKNFRMNDIEFSLEEMLRFEGETGPYVQYTFARACSILRKANWQDDRIPQSFDTNWEKEWKVVSMLLEFPNAINRAFENFDPSQVAKYIIDLSQAFNKFYGEVKILEENTEQQARLALVFAVTVVLKEGLRLLGMEAPEEM, encoded by the coding sequence ATGAATTATAAGCAAGAGTTAGCTGAGATTTTATTCGTAGCACTTGAGCAGGAGATTCAAGTAAGTGAACTTGAAATGCTAATCGAGAAACCCAAAAGCCAAACACATGGGGATTTAGCCTTTCCATGTTTTACTTTAGCGAAAAAGAAAAGGAAATCTCCAAACATCATTGCGCAGGAACTGAGCGAAAAGATCCAATCCCCAACCTTTGAAAAGGTAGAAGTCGTGGGGGCATACCTTAATATCTTTTTAAATAAACAGCTGGTTTCAAAAGAAATAGTGACGGAAATCAGTAAGATAAAAGAAAATTACGGTGCGCAAAACCTGGGTAAGGGCGCAAACGTAACAATAGATATGTCATCGCCCAATATTGCCAAGCCGTTCTCAATGGGGCATTTGCGTTCCACGGTGATCGGCAATGCATTAGCACATATCGTCGAAAAATGCGGATACCAACCGATAAAGATCAACCATATTGGTGACTGGGGAACACAGTTTGGAAAATTAATTACTGCTTATAAGCTTTGGGGCAATCCTGAAATAGTAAAACAAAACCCAATAAAAGAATTGTTAACACTCTATGTCAAGTTTCATGAGGAAGCAGAAGCGGACCCGGCACTAGTTGAGCAGGGGCGGAGCTGGTTTAAGAGACTTGAAGATGGCGATGAGGAAGCATTGGAACTATGGAAGTGGTTTCGTGATGAATCGCTAAAGGAATTCTCACGGATCTATGACTTAATGAATGTCGAATTTGATTCGTTTGCTGGGGAAGCCTTTTACAATGACAAAATGGACCGTGTCGTTCAACTGCTTGAGGAAAAACAGTTACTAGTAGAATCGAAACAGGCACAAGTAGTGGAATTAACCTCTGAGGAACTTCCGCCTTGCTTAATAAAAAAATCAGACGGTGCTACCCTGTATGCGACTCGTGATTTAGCCGCCGCCATTTATCGTAAGGAAAACTATGACTTTGATCTTTCCTTATATGTGGTTGGTAATGAACAAAGCCTTCACTTTAAGCAGCTTATGGCAGTATTAAAAAAGATGGGATATGAGTGGGCAGAGAAAATGGTCCATATTCCGTTCGGAATGATGCTTAAGGACGGAAAGAAAATGTCGACTAGAAAAGGTAAGGTTGTATTATTGGAGGAAGTTCTAAACGAGTCAATCGCGTTAGCTAGGCATAGTATTGAAGGAAAGAATCCAAGTCTCGTAAGTAAGGATGAAGTGGCCAAGCAAGTGGGCGTTGGGGCAGTCATGTTCCATGATTTGAAAAATTTTCGGATGAATGATATTGAATTTTCACTAGAGGAAATGCTTCGCTTTGAAGGAGAAACCGGCCCATATGTCCAATACACGTTTGCTCGGGCATGCTCAATTTTACGAAAGGCGAATTGGCAAGATGATAGAATTCCACAGTCGTTTGATACCAACTGGGAAAAGGAGTGGAAGGTTGTTAGCATGCTGCTTGAATTCCCAAATGCAATAAACCGAGCCTTTGAGAACTTTGATCCATCACAAGTGGCAAAATATATTATTGACCTTTCCCAAGCATTCAATAAATTTTATGGAGAAGTAAAGATCCTCGAAGAAAACACGGAGCAGCAGGCCCGCTTAGCACTTGTATTTGCGGTTACCGTTGTTCTTAAAGAAGGCCTGCGGTTACTGGGAATGGAAGCGCCTGAGGAAATGTAA
- a CDS encoding DinB family protein: MSELLFNNVQLTRSYFLKNVSALDDGLVDVQPDGFNNTLHWHIGHVLTVAEQLMFGFPENTNNLPVNYKELFARGTKPADWQGQVPSVKELVEKLTDQLTRMNDIPVESINKKLESPFLGCKTFGELVNFCLFHENLHLGQIQAMKRMIETAQAK; this comes from the coding sequence ATGAGCGAATTACTGTTTAATAATGTTCAACTAACAAGAAGTTACTTTCTTAAAAATGTAAGTGCACTAGACGATGGTCTTGTGGATGTACAACCTGATGGCTTTAACAACACGCTACATTGGCATATTGGTCATGTATTAACAGTGGCCGAGCAATTAATGTTTGGTTTTCCGGAAAACACTAATAACTTACCTGTAAACTATAAAGAATTATTCGCGCGCGGAACAAAACCGGCTGATTGGCAAGGGCAAGTTCCCTCTGTCAAAGAATTGGTTGAAAAGTTAACTGACCAACTTACACGGATGAATGATATTCCGGTAGAGAGCATAAACAAAAAGCTAGAGTCGCCATTTCTTGGTTGTAAAACATTTGGGGAACTGGTAAACTTTTGTTTATTCCATGAGAACTTACATTTAGGACAAATCCAAGCAATGAAACGTATGATTGAAACCGCTCAAGCAAAATAA